The Mytilus galloprovincialis chromosome 7, xbMytGall1.hap1.1, whole genome shotgun sequence genome has a window encoding:
- the LOC143081758 gene encoding uncharacterized protein LOC143081758 gives MIALELCTKYANIDVNLYISFCVEDIKTAGSADYIPYMVSLMEGVCKLEISRNESLFSNTSGNDGLSILDTILDLMCPNNCHNNGVCNKTECICDNGYIGFDCSMTLADAPKSITVPDDGLCGTKSRGCKKTNVFGVFNAPTVYCKLNHFTVGENGKQMSGTETFVSAVYSYENLISCEFPSTRRRRSTDNIPEGYDISLSFDQTNYGDTVSIIIYDDDCFTCNSTSIICIKLDSCSNFTTGTQSSTSQLNPATTKTNYVEMATQKAHDTESEESGMSPGIYGAIGGAIVLVTVIGVVIYKWGIRKQSGTKKILAEGIESITKGSNSGCSGTAPTATNFPTHYIREQSDLSFSWPESSRPNTPANLFLATSKKA, from the exons ACTGCAGGAAGCGCAGATTACATTCCATATATGGTTTCATTAATGGAAGGAGTATGTAAACTAGAAATATCTAGAAACGAGTCTTTGTTTAGCAATACCTCTGGCAACGATGGCCTATCTATCTTGGACACGATACTTGATCTTATGTGTCCAAATAACTGCCACAACAACGGTGTATGTAATAAAA CTGAATGTATTTGTGATAACGGTTATATTGGATTTGACTGTTCAATGACACTAGCAGATGCACCAAAATCAATCACTGTCCCTGATGATGGTCTATGTGGAACAAAGTCCAGAGGCTGTAAAAAGACCAATGTATTTGGAGTCTTTAATGCTCCAACTGTTTACTGTAAATTAAACCATTTCACC GTTGGAGAGAATGGAAAACAGATGAGTGGTACTGAGACATTTGTATCAGCGGTTTACTCCTATGAAAATTTAATTTCCTGTGAATTTCCAAGCACAAGAAGGAGACGATCAACTGACAATATTCCTGAAGGATATGACATATCTTTGTCATTTGATCAGACCAACTATGGTGACACTGTTTCTATCATTATATATGATGATGACTGTTTCACTTGTAACTCGACATCAATCATTTGCATTAAATTA gaTTCTTGTTCAAATTTTACAACAGGGACACAATCTT CAACAAGCCAATTAAATCCTGCTACAACTAAAACAAACTACGTAGAGATGGCAACACAGAAGGCTCATGATACAG AATCGGAAGAGTCCGGTATGTCACCTGGAATTTACGGTGCAATTGGTGGAGCCATAGTCTTGGTTACCGTGATAGGCGTGGTGATATACAAATGGGGAATAAGAAAGCAAAG TGGAACTAAAAAAATCCTTGCCGAGGGTATTGAATCCATTACAAAAGGTTCCAACAGTGGATGTAGTGGAACAGCTCCAACTGCAACTAACTTCCCAACACATTATATTAGAGAACAAAGCGATCTGTCCTTTAGCTGGCCAGAAAGTTCTAGACCAAATACGCCAGCAAATCTCTTCCTTGCTACATCGAAAAAAGCATAA